The Penaeus vannamei isolate JL-2024 chromosome 16, ASM4276789v1, whole genome shotgun sequence genome includes a window with the following:
- the LOC113804588 gene encoding uncharacterized protein encodes MRTCVFILLLLGILQLSEARLCYNCTGDCVTDSECKGSCTTSVPELGDGHEIRSCQNETVEARCISEIIFDKRYKTCYCNTERCNSSSVASVSAFLFALVALLLRELR; translated from the exons ATGAGGACGTGTGTGTTCATCCTGCTGCTCCTCGGCATCCTGCAGTTAA GTGAGGCTCGGCTGTGTTACAACTGCACTGGCGACTGCGTGACTGACAGCGAGTGCAAAGGATCGTGTACCACATCTGTGCCTGAACTAG GCGACGGCCACGAGATCCGCAGCTGCCAGAACGAGACCGTGGAGGCGCGTTGCATCTCCGAGATCATCTTCGACAAGCGATACAAGACCTGCTACTGCAACACCGAGCGCTGCAACTCCTCGTCCGTCGCCTCCGTCAGCGCCTTCCTCTTCGCGTTGGTGGCTCTCCTTCTGCGGGAACTGaggtag